In Lysobacterales bacterium, the sequence TTGCCTTCGAGCACGGCGTCGGCAGCGGCGGCGGCGTACAGTTGCACCGCGCGGATCGCGTCGTCGTTGCCGGGAATGATGTAGTCCGCGAGCGACGGGTCGTAGTTGGTATCGACCACGGCGATGACCGGAATGCCGAGCGTGCGCGCTTCCTTGATCGCAATTTCCTCATGGCCGACATCGATCACGAACAATGCGTCCGGCAGCGCGTTCATGTTCTTGATGCCGCCGAGCGAACGCTCCAGCTTCTCCTGCTCGCGCTTGAGCGAAAGCACCTCGTGCTTGACGCGCTTCTCGAAGCTGCCGTCGGTGTGCATTGCCTCGATTTCCTTCAGGCGCGCAACCGACTGGCGCACCGTGCGGAAATTGGTGAGCATGCCGCCGAGCCAGCGGTGCGTCACGAACGGCATGCCGCAGCGCGCCGCTTCGGACTTCACCGCTTCGCGCGCCGAGCGCTTGGTGCCGACGAACATC encodes:
- the rpsB gene encoding 30S ribosomal protein S2; this encodes MPQVTMRQMLEAGVHFGHQTRYWNPKMAPYIFGARGKIHIINLEKTMPLFTDAMNFLSGMAQKRGSVMFVGTKRSAREAVKSEAARCGMPFVTHRWLGGMLTNFRTVRQSVARLKEIEAMHTDGSFEKRVKHEVLSLKREQEKLERSLGGIKNMNALPDALFVIDVGHEEIAIKEARTLGIPVIAVVDTNYDPSLADYIIPGNDDAIRAVQLYAAAAADAVLEGKAAAPAIPANAKDEFVELDAAGNPVAKEDAPRRRDDRGGRNDRNDRDRKPGGPNRRGPGGPGGKPGPGGPGAKRAPSRGPKPAATPSAE